In a single window of the Bacteroidota bacterium genome:
- a CDS encoding DUF1905 domain-containing protein produces MVTIKAIIKRYSRNGEKTGWSYVDISAAQANKIKADYKRSYKVKGFIDELAISQIAMIPMGGGTFIIPIKAAIRKKIGKEEGDKVVLKLEEDLKEYQLDKELVLCLKDEPIAYGKFKKLPKSYQNYYSKWVGSAKTPETKSRRIGIVINGMLNDQTMAEMLKANRELKIK; encoded by the coding sequence ATGGTTACTATAAAAGCAATCATAAAAAGATATAGTAGAAATGGCGAGAAGACAGGCTGGTCATATGTCGATATCAGCGCAGCTCAAGCGAATAAAATTAAAGCTGATTACAAACGATCCTACAAAGTGAAAGGCTTTATCGATGAATTGGCCATCTCACAGATCGCGATGATTCCAATGGGCGGAGGTACGTTTATTATTCCTATTAAAGCAGCGATTAGAAAAAAGATTGGAAAAGAAGAAGGCGATAAAGTTGTTTTAAAACTTGAAGAAGACTTAAAGGAGTATCAGCTCGACAAGGAATTAGTGCTTTGTTTGAAAGATGAACCGATTGCATATGGAAAATTCAAAAAACTTCCGAAGTCGTATCAGAATTATTATTCGAAATGGGTCGGTAGTGCAAAGACACCGGAAACGAAATCGCGGAGAATTGGAATTGTGATCAATGGAATGTTAAATGATCAAACGATGGCAGAAATGCTGAAGGCTAATCGAGAGCTTAAGATAAAATGA
- a CDS encoding T9SS type A sorting domain-containing protein, which translates to MDGYSYYRLKQTDYDGHFSYSDVETVKNKGGQNDIDEAEVEITAISPNPFSDEFKIDFILKQKCQVEVSMISSKGEMIFNEAVMAEDGYNSFSYTDNKGLTSGYYFVIITYKDQKVTKKIMKM; encoded by the coding sequence TTGGATGGATATTCGTATTATAGATTAAAGCAAACTGATTACGACGGACATTTTTCTTATAGCGATGTAGAAACAGTAAAGAATAAAGGCGGGCAAAATGATATAGACGAAGCAGAAGTAGAAATAACAGCTATCTCGCCTAATCCATTCTCCGACGAATTCAAGATCGATTTCATTTTAAAACAAAAATGTCAGGTAGAAGTCAGTATGATCAGCTCAAAAGGTGAAATGATCTTTAATGAAGCTGTTATGGCTGAAGACGGATATAATTCGTTTTCGTATACCGATAACAAAGGTCTCACCAGCGGATATTATTTTGTGATCATCACTTACAAAGATCAGAAGGTGACGAAGAAGATCATGAAGATGTGA
- a CDS encoding DUF4160 domain-containing protein — protein sequence MAPLLAEMNGIKISIFSKEHLPPHFHAAFAEDEILIEIRTGKTYEGWIPTNKLKLVHKWLKAGKNRENAERIFFELNPRLKK from the coding sequence ATGGCTCCATTATTAGCCGAAATGAATGGCATTAAAATATCGATCTTTTCTAAAGAGCATCTGCCTCCACATTTTCATGCAGCTTTCGCTGAAGATGAAATATTGATTGAAATAAGAACAGGCAAAACCTATGAAGGGTGGATACCAACAAACAAACTAAAACTGGTACACAAGTGGCTGAAAGCAGGGAAAAATAGAGAAAACGCTGAAAGAATTTTTTTCGAACTAAACCCGAGATTGAAAAAATAA
- a CDS encoding DUF2971 domain-containing protein, whose product MVNEEATESVNNPLFYYTRIDRFLFENLINRTFYFSSPKNFNDPFDCKAPMIFGVGTTEKRMGEYYDFIAGRWKHLVFNLERNEFLKNWKVNPAIFEERLCSEVQKRADEEFGILCLTTVPDSIKMWSHYADKHRGICVELDANEHLFSNAYYWKVNYPEHNHYQNFIEHDVDFTSSLMGQVLTKAKIWEDEQEFRVVLNNAGLHEFNTRYVKKIIFGVNTPFEESETIQALVEKLHYPNLEFYKAEKSKSEFKLNIVPY is encoded by the coding sequence ATGGTTAATGAAGAAGCAACGGAAAGCGTAAATAATCCGCTATTCTATTATACAAGAATTGATAGGTTCCTTTTCGAGAATTTAATAAACCGTACTTTTTATTTTAGTTCACCCAAAAATTTCAATGACCCTTTCGATTGCAAAGCGCCTATGATATTTGGAGTTGGAACAACTGAAAAAAGAATGGGTGAATATTATGATTTCATAGCAGGAAGATGGAAGCATCTAGTATTTAATTTGGAAAGAAATGAGTTCTTAAAGAACTGGAAGGTTAACCCAGCTATTTTTGAAGAAAGGCTTTGTAGTGAAGTTCAAAAAAGAGCTGATGAAGAATTTGGTATTCTATGTTTGACCACAGTTCCAGACTCAATAAAAATGTGGTCACATTATGCGGATAAACATAGAGGGATTTGTGTTGAATTAGATGCAAATGAACATTTATTTAGCAATGCTTACTATTGGAAGGTAAATTATCCTGAACATAATCATTATCAAAATTTCATTGAGCATGATGTAGATTTTACCTCGTCTTTAATGGGTCAGGTTTTAACGAAGGCGAAAATCTGGGAAGATGAACAGGAATTTAGAGTCGTGCTTAACAATGCGGGTTTGCATGAATTTAATACAAGGTATGTTAAAAAAATAATCTTTGGAGTTAACACCCCATTTGAAGAATCAGAAACTATTCAAGCTTTGGTTGAAAAACTTCATTATCCTAATTTAGAATTTTACAAGGCTGAAAAATCAAAGAGTGAATTTAAACTCAATATAGTCCCATATTAA
- a CDS encoding helix-turn-helix transcriptional regulator — MSLSKYPEKAFLEAIGKNIKAYRVKKGLTLEQLGEDIGTDKSNMLRIEQGKNITLLTLLKLSGFLEVEPHILIKTTFSMTMEDIEKYVTRKKDKKPGKSGEK, encoded by the coding sequence ATGTCACTTTCGAAATACCCTGAAAAAGCCTTTTTAGAGGCAATAGGCAAGAATATTAAGGCCTATCGGGTAAAAAAGGGCCTTACTTTGGAGCAATTGGGAGAAGACATTGGGACAGACAAGTCGAATATGTTAAGGATAGAACAAGGCAAAAACATCACTTTATTGACATTATTGAAGCTTTCCGGATTTTTAGAAGTGGAACCGCATATACTTATTAAGACGACCTTTTCAATGACCATGGAAGACATCGAAAAGTATGTGACCCGCAAAAAAGACAAGAAGCCCGGAAAAAGTGGCGAGAAGTAG
- a CDS encoding T9SS type A sorting domain-containing protein encodes MHIDYLINSVNSLNDNSHSVSIYPNPAGDNFVISMNSLDTQKPITISIFDQVSKLVATEKINSSSAEINYVVNSSSMKSGLYWIRIMNGDKMMRKSVIITK; translated from the coding sequence GTGCATATCGACTACCTCATCAACAGTGTAAATTCACTGAACGACAATTCACATAGCGTATCGATCTATCCAAATCCGGCAGGCGACAATTTCGTAATCAGTATGAATAGTCTGGATACGCAAAAACCAATTACGATCAGCATCTTCGATCAGGTTTCTAAATTGGTAGCGACAGAAAAAATAAATTCTTCTTCGGCTGAGATCAATTATGTGGTGAACAGCTCATCAATGAAATCCGGATTATATTGGATCCGCATCATGAATGGCGATAAGATGATGAGAAAAAGTGTGATCATCACGAAATAA
- a CDS encoding DUF3089 domain-containing protein, with protein MYIKSLRISLLIIISIASTGCFRPGHSFSYYKEPAKPDYSDTSNWAALPTKIDSADAVPINSAEMDGQSTARVDVFYIHPTVNFSARSWNADLANEKLNKRTDEYPIRMQASAFNGSCKVYAPRYRQATLYSFIEKKTDSGEQALALAYSDVLAAFDYYIRNYNQDRPFIIASHSQGADTPSNYYETGLKMILYC; from the coding sequence ATGTATATTAAATCTTTAAGAATTAGTTTACTAATTATCATTTCAATTGCATCCACTGGTTGTTTCAGACCAGGACATTCCTTTTCCTATTACAAAGAACCTGCGAAACCTGATTATTCAGATACTTCAAATTGGGCAGCACTGCCAACTAAAATCGATAGCGCAGATGCCGTTCCAATAAATTCAGCAGAAATGGATGGTCAATCCACTGCCAGAGTAGATGTATTTTATATTCATCCTACAGTTAATTTTAGCGCGAGAAGCTGGAATGCTGATTTGGCTAATGAAAAACTGAACAAACGTACTGATGAATACCCGATTCGAATGCAGGCAAGTGCATTCAATGGATCCTGTAAAGTTTATGCGCCCCGTTACCGTCAGGCAACATTATACTCATTCATAGAAAAGAAAACAGATAGCGGCGAACAAGCTCTGGCACTTGCGTACAGCGATGTTCTTGCAGCTTTCGATTATTACATCAGGAATTACAATCAGGACCGACCGTTTATTATTGCTTCGCATAGTCAGGGAGCAGACACGCCTTCAAATTATTACGAGACCGGATTGAAAATGATCCTATACTGTTAG
- a CDS encoding DUF3089 domain-containing protein, protein MENDPILLDKFICAYAIGFTTDSIYTKIQACDSSTQTGCLISWNSYKWGSKTDNKLIGVNKYCTNPLSWKRDTSVVSKMDNFGGVDRNFKFIANATDAKVNEGILWVHNPKKVNLFILEKTITLAITICSI, encoded by the coding sequence ATTGAAAATGATCCTATACTGTTAGACAAATTCATTTGCGCATACGCCATCGGTTTTACAACTGATTCTATTTACACCAAAATACAAGCTTGCGATTCATCAACACAGACCGGTTGTCTGATCTCATGGAATTCCTACAAGTGGGGATCTAAGACAGACAATAAATTGATTGGTGTAAATAAATATTGCACTAATCCATTGTCATGGAAAAGAGATACGAGTGTCGTAAGTAAAATGGACAATTTCGGTGGCGTTGACAGAAATTTTAAATTTATCGCCAATGCAACTGATGCAAAAGTAAATGAAGGAATTCTATGGGTTCACAATCCCAAAAAGGTAAATTTGTTCATATTGGAAAAAACTATCACATTAGCGATTACAATCTGTTCTATATGA